In a single window of the Nocardiopsis composta genome:
- a CDS encoding chitinase, with product MRTPAQRALKAGAALALAAGGLFAASPLLTAETAAASPAAGQSPETAAEGQWLTGYWQNFDNGAPVMPLSEVPAEYNMIAVAFADNLDGTPGGITFNLASDELGGYTEEQFKADIAEVRSQGRKVVISVGGELGHVDVTNPEQAAGFAASAHDLMEEYGFDGVDIDLEHGINAQYMEEALRDLHQRAGGDLVVTMAPQTVDFQSPSAGYYQLAEAIPDILTIINMQYYNSGSMLGCDDQVYEQGTVDFVTAQACIQLELGLEPGQVGLGLPATPQAAGGGHQPPGNVVSALNCLEEGTDCGSFTPEQPYGPIGGAMTWSINWDASNGYEFAQTVGGRLGTG from the coding sequence ATGCGCACCCCCGCACAGCGCGCCCTCAAGGCGGGCGCGGCCCTGGCCCTCGCGGCGGGCGGCCTGTTCGCCGCCTCTCCCCTGCTCACCGCGGAGACCGCCGCGGCCTCCCCGGCCGCCGGCCAGTCCCCCGAGACCGCCGCCGAAGGGCAGTGGCTCACCGGCTACTGGCAGAACTTCGACAACGGCGCCCCGGTGATGCCGCTGTCCGAGGTGCCGGCGGAGTACAACATGATCGCCGTCGCCTTCGCCGACAACCTCGACGGCACCCCCGGGGGGATCACCTTCAACCTGGCCTCCGACGAGCTCGGCGGCTACACCGAGGAGCAGTTCAAGGCCGACATCGCCGAGGTGCGGTCCCAGGGCCGCAAGGTGGTCATCTCGGTCGGCGGCGAGCTCGGCCACGTCGACGTCACCAACCCCGAGCAGGCCGCCGGGTTCGCCGCCAGCGCCCACGACCTGATGGAGGAGTACGGCTTCGACGGCGTCGACATCGACCTGGAGCACGGCATCAACGCGCAGTACATGGAGGAGGCCCTGCGCGACCTGCACCAGCGCGCCGGCGGCGACCTGGTGGTGACCATGGCGCCGCAGACGGTCGACTTCCAGTCGCCGAGCGCCGGCTACTACCAGCTGGCCGAGGCCATCCCGGACATCCTCACCATCATCAACATGCAGTACTACAACTCCGGGTCGATGCTCGGCTGCGACGACCAGGTCTACGAGCAGGGCACGGTCGACTTCGTCACCGCGCAGGCCTGCATCCAGCTGGAGCTCGGCCTCGAACCGGGCCAGGTCGGCCTGGGCCTGCCCGCCACCCCGCAGGCCGCCGGCGGCGGCCACCAGCCCCCGGGCAACGTGGTGTCCGCACTGAACTGCCTGGAGGAGGGCACCGACTGCGGCTCGTTCACCCCCGAGCAGCCCTACGGCCCGATCGGCGGCGCGATGACCTGGTCCATCAACTGGGACGCGAGCAACGGCTACGAGTTCGCCCAGACCGTCGGCGGCCGGCTGGGCACCGGCTGA
- a CDS encoding glycosyltransferase family 4 protein: MKIAFVIANAYGMGGTVRTVYNIAEGLAARNEVEVVSLARHREEPFFDVPPGVGLRPLADAGARAEQAAAEGRAPGLSAREQRWARRAERIIPEAERRRNKSFTPPAVAGLRRYLETTDADVVVGTRPGINLLLAAWAPRRLIAIGQEHVNLGEHKPEVRDAIARLYPRLDGTTVLTEADRRAYRKLLGDSGDWQAVLPNPLPQREVPRSTQDNPIIAAAGRLSPIKQYPKLLKAFSAVAEKHPDWRLRIYGSGKEEEKLRRTIVEQGLSNQVHLMGRTKDITGELAKASLLAVSSRVEGFGMTIIEGFSVGVPAVSFDCPHGPREIIEDGRNGLLVPDQDVDALGAALLRLVEDRPLREQMAAEALRSAADYGMDDIVRRWERFLSGRRAARGWGSRFRRHFPVLR; this comes from the coding sequence GTGAAGATCGCCTTCGTCATCGCCAACGCCTACGGCATGGGCGGCACCGTCCGCACCGTGTACAACATCGCCGAAGGGCTCGCCGCCCGGAACGAGGTCGAGGTGGTCAGCCTGGCCCGGCACCGGGAGGAGCCGTTCTTCGACGTCCCCCCTGGCGTGGGGCTGCGCCCGCTGGCCGACGCCGGCGCGCGCGCCGAGCAGGCCGCCGCAGAGGGCCGCGCCCCGGGGCTGAGCGCCCGGGAGCAGCGCTGGGCGCGCCGGGCCGAGCGGATCATCCCCGAGGCCGAGCGCCGCAGGAACAAGAGCTTCACCCCGCCGGCCGTCGCCGGCCTCCGCCGCTACCTGGAGACCACCGACGCCGACGTGGTGGTGGGCACCCGCCCCGGCATCAACCTGCTGCTCGCGGCCTGGGCGCCGCGGCGGCTGATCGCCATCGGCCAGGAGCACGTCAACCTGGGCGAGCACAAGCCCGAGGTGCGCGACGCCATCGCCCGGCTCTACCCGCGGCTGGACGGCACCACCGTGCTCACCGAGGCCGACCGGCGCGCCTACAGGAAGCTGCTCGGCGACTCCGGCGACTGGCAGGCGGTGCTGCCCAACCCGCTGCCGCAGCGCGAGGTCCCCCGCTCCACCCAGGACAACCCGATCATCGCCGCCGCGGGGCGGCTCTCCCCGATCAAGCAGTACCCCAAGCTGCTGAAGGCGTTCTCCGCGGTGGCCGAGAAGCACCCGGACTGGCGGCTGCGCATCTACGGCAGCGGCAAGGAGGAGGAGAAGCTGCGCCGCACCATCGTGGAGCAGGGGCTGAGCAACCAGGTGCACCTGATGGGCCGGACCAAGGACATCACCGGGGAGCTCGCCAAGGCGTCGCTGCTGGCGGTCAGCTCCCGGGTGGAGGGGTTCGGCATGACCATCATCGAGGGCTTCTCGGTGGGGGTCCCCGCGGTGAGCTTCGACTGCCCGCACGGCCCGCGGGAGATCATCGAGGACGGCCGCAACGGGCTGCTCGTGCCCGACCAGGACGTCGACGCCCTCGGCGCGGCGCTGCTGCGCCTGGTGGAGGACCGGCCGCTGCGCGAGCAGATGGCCGCCGAGGCGCTCCGCTCCGCCGCCGACTACGGGATGGACGACATCGTCCGCCGGTGGGAGCGCTTCCTCTCCGGCCGCCGGGCCGCCCGGGGCTGGGGCAGCCGTTTCCGCAGGCACTTCCCGGTGCTGCGCTGA
- a CDS encoding bifunctional FO biosynthesis protein CofGH, with product MTGPAPTPTAMRRALARARAGKALDPAEAEVLLHARGADLEALLEPAGRVRDAGLEAAGRPGAVTYSRNVFIPLSRLCRDRCHYCTFATVPGRVEAPFLSPDEVLEIARRGARAGCKEALFTLGDRPEDRWAAARDWLDRRGYDDTLSYLRAMAVLVLEETGLLPHVNPGVLDWSGFQRLKPVAPSMGMMLETTSRRLFTDPGQAHYGSPDKDPQVRLRVLEDAGRCSVPFTTGILIGIGETMAERADSIFALRAAHRRYGAIQEVIVQNFRAKPGTAMMHRPDAGPEELAAAVAVTRLVMGPGARVQAPPNLIGDEYGLMLRAGIDDWGGVSPVTPDHVSPERPWPQVEELARHTAAAGFELRERLTAYPEYVRAGEPWLDPRLAGHVAALADPATGLARPGAEVRGRPWQEPEAGFAAAGRTDLHTAVDTEGRAQQRRGDFDAVYGDWGALAERAPRGAAPPLPAGDPEVRAALRAAERDPAGLTDAQALALLGADGADLEELARIADGVRRDAVGDDVTFVVTRNINFTNVCYTGCRFCAFAQRRTDADAYTLSLDQVADRAEEAWRAGAGEVCMQGGIHPDLPGTAYFDIARAVKERVPGMHVHAFSPMEVANGAARTDLPVREWLVRAREAGLDSIPGTAAEILDDDVRWVLTKGKLPAAQWIEVITTAHDLGIPTTSTMMYGHVDAPEHWVAHIRLIRSLQERSLERNGRPGFTEFVLLPFVHTGAPIYLAGLARTGPTERENRAVHALARLLLHGAVGNIQCSWVKLAEETCRTLLRGGVNDVGGTLMEETISRMAGSGNGSYKTISDIRALVEPVGRPLRQRTTLYGEVPEERRRAAEASDGVAASVRRPRLPLV from the coding sequence ATGACCGGTCCCGCCCCCACACCGACGGCGATGCGCCGGGCGCTGGCCCGCGCCCGCGCGGGCAAGGCCCTCGACCCGGCCGAGGCGGAGGTGCTGCTGCACGCCCGCGGCGCCGACCTGGAGGCCCTGCTGGAGCCGGCCGGCCGGGTGCGCGACGCCGGGCTGGAAGCGGCCGGCCGGCCCGGCGCCGTCACCTACAGCCGAAACGTGTTCATCCCGCTGAGCCGGCTCTGCCGGGACCGCTGCCACTACTGCACCTTCGCCACCGTCCCGGGGCGGGTGGAGGCCCCCTTCCTCTCCCCGGACGAGGTGCTGGAGATCGCCCGCCGGGGCGCCCGGGCCGGCTGCAAGGAGGCGCTGTTCACCCTCGGCGACCGGCCGGAGGACCGGTGGGCGGCGGCCCGCGACTGGCTGGACCGGCGCGGCTACGACGACACCCTGTCCTACCTGCGCGCGATGGCCGTCCTGGTGCTGGAGGAGACCGGCCTGCTCCCGCACGTCAACCCGGGCGTGCTGGACTGGTCCGGCTTCCAGCGGCTCAAACCCGTCGCGCCGTCCATGGGGATGATGCTGGAGACCACCTCGCGGCGGCTGTTCACCGATCCCGGCCAGGCGCACTACGGCAGCCCGGACAAGGACCCGCAGGTGCGGCTGCGGGTGCTGGAGGACGCCGGCCGCTGCTCGGTCCCCTTCACCACCGGCATCCTGATCGGGATCGGCGAGACCATGGCCGAGCGGGCCGACTCGATCTTCGCGCTGCGCGCCGCGCACCGCCGCTACGGCGCGATCCAGGAGGTCATCGTGCAGAACTTCCGGGCCAAGCCCGGGACCGCGATGATGCACCGCCCCGACGCCGGGCCGGAGGAGCTGGCCGCCGCGGTCGCCGTCACCCGGCTGGTGATGGGGCCGGGGGCGCGGGTGCAGGCCCCGCCCAACCTGATCGGCGACGAGTACGGGCTGATGCTGCGGGCCGGGATCGACGACTGGGGCGGCGTCTCCCCGGTCACCCCCGACCACGTCAGCCCGGAGCGGCCCTGGCCGCAGGTGGAGGAGCTGGCCCGGCACACCGCCGCGGCCGGGTTCGAGCTGCGCGAGCGGCTCACCGCCTACCCGGAGTACGTGCGCGCCGGGGAGCCCTGGCTGGACCCGCGGCTGGCCGGGCACGTCGCCGCGCTCGCCGACCCGGCCACCGGGCTGGCCCGGCCCGGCGCCGAGGTGCGCGGCCGCCCCTGGCAGGAGCCGGAGGCCGGGTTCGCCGCCGCCGGCCGCACCGACCTGCACACCGCGGTCGACACCGAGGGCCGCGCCCAGCAGCGGCGCGGCGACTTCGACGCGGTCTACGGCGACTGGGGCGCGCTGGCCGAGCGGGCGCCGCGGGGCGCGGCGCCGCCGCTGCCCGCCGGCGACCCGGAGGTGCGCGCCGCGCTGCGCGCCGCCGAGCGCGACCCGGCGGGGCTGACCGACGCCCAGGCGCTGGCGCTGCTCGGCGCGGACGGGGCGGACCTGGAGGAGCTGGCCCGGATCGCCGACGGGGTGCGCCGCGACGCGGTCGGCGACGACGTCACCTTCGTGGTCACCCGGAACATCAACTTCACCAACGTCTGCTACACCGGCTGCCGGTTCTGCGCGTTCGCCCAGCGCCGCACGGACGCCGACGCCTACACCCTCTCCCTGGACCAGGTGGCCGACCGGGCCGAGGAGGCCTGGCGGGCCGGCGCCGGCGAGGTGTGCATGCAGGGCGGCATCCACCCGGACCTGCCCGGCACCGCCTACTTCGACATCGCCCGCGCGGTCAAGGAGCGGGTGCCCGGGATGCACGTGCACGCGTTCAGCCCGATGGAGGTGGCCAACGGGGCGGCCCGCACCGACCTGCCGGTGCGCGAGTGGCTGGTGCGGGCGCGCGAGGCCGGGCTGGACTCGATCCCGGGCACCGCCGCGGAGATCCTGGACGACGACGTCCGCTGGGTGCTGACCAAGGGCAAGCTGCCCGCCGCGCAGTGGATCGAGGTGATCACCACCGCGCACGACCTGGGCATCCCCACCACCTCCACGATGATGTACGGCCACGTGGACGCCCCGGAGCACTGGGTGGCGCACATCCGGCTGATCCGCTCGCTGCAGGAGCGGTCCCTGGAGCGCAACGGCCGCCCCGGGTTCACCGAGTTCGTGCTGCTGCCGTTCGTGCACACCGGTGCCCCGATCTACCTGGCCGGCCTGGCCCGCACCGGGCCGACCGAGCGGGAGAACCGGGCGGTGCACGCGCTGGCCCGGCTGCTGCTGCACGGCGCGGTCGGCAACATCCAGTGCTCCTGGGTGAAGCTGGCCGAGGAGACCTGCCGGACGCTGCTCCGCGGCGGCGTCAACGACGTCGGTGGCACCCTGATGGAGGAGACCATCAGCAGGATGGCGGGCTCGGGGAACGGCTCCTACAAGACGATCAGCGACATCCGCGCCCTGGTGGAGCCGGTCGGCCGGCCGCTGCGCCAGCGCACCACCCTCTACGGCGAGGTGCCCGAGGAGCGCCGCCGGGCCGCCGAGGCGAGCGACGGGGTCGCGGCGAGCGTGCGGCGGCCCCGCCTCCCCCTGGTGTAG
- a CDS encoding class I SAM-dependent methyltransferase, protein MGINDAVAFAGHRIHVCRQREASTLLRWLGPDLAGQVVLDVAGGDGYWAGEARKRGARAVSLDLARAKMVRGARLSSAPGLLEGDALRLPLRDASVDAVMSVCAIEHFADGPAALDEMARVLKPSGRLVMSADCLSRRGEWPHLFEAHRRRYHVRRTYTHETLGGLLAERGLTVREHTYQFRSRLAERTYLTLSAHGGRFGFNAAAPLIPLVALSDRGAPDDRGSIVLVHARKDG, encoded by the coding sequence GTGGGGATCAACGACGCCGTAGCCTTCGCCGGACACCGCATCCACGTCTGCCGCCAGCGGGAGGCGTCCACGCTGCTGCGCTGGCTCGGCCCGGACCTGGCCGGGCAGGTCGTGCTGGACGTGGCCGGCGGGGACGGGTACTGGGCGGGCGAGGCCCGCAAGCGCGGCGCCCGCGCCGTCTCGCTGGACCTGGCCCGGGCCAAGATGGTGCGCGGCGCCCGGCTGAGCAGCGCCCCCGGCCTGCTGGAGGGCGACGCCCTGCGGCTGCCGCTCCGGGACGCCTCGGTCGACGCGGTGATGTCGGTCTGCGCCATCGAGCACTTCGCCGACGGCCCGGCGGCCCTGGACGAGATGGCCCGGGTGCTCAAGCCCAGCGGCCGGCTGGTGATGTCGGCGGACTGCCTGTCCCGGCGTGGCGAGTGGCCGCACCTGTTCGAGGCGCACCGGCGCCGCTACCATGTGCGCCGCACCTACACCCACGAGACGCTGGGCGGGCTGCTCGCCGAGCGCGGCCTGACCGTGCGCGAGCACACCTACCAGTTCCGCTCCCGGCTGGCCGAGCGCACCTACCTGACCCTGTCCGCGCACGGCGGGCGGTTCGGATTCAACGCCGCCGCGCCGCTGATCCCGCTGGTGGCGCTGAGTGACCGCGGCGCCCCCGACGACCGGGGCAGCATCGTGCTGGTGCACGCCCGCAAAGACGGCTGA